The following coding sequences are from one [Limnothrix rosea] IAM M-220 window:
- the lspA gene encoding signal peptidase II produces MALRKDLLKNRWFWIIALIGLILDQLTKTIVLQTFPEVGDTIPLWNSVFHFTYVQNTGAAFSIFTDGVHWLRWLSLFVSLGLMALAWFGDRLNMWEQLGYGFILSGAMGNGVDRFLFGYVVDFLDFRLINFPVFNIADVCINIGIACLLLNIVFYERLSGKNSD; encoded by the coding sequence ATGGCTCTCCGCAAAGATTTACTAAAAAATCGCTGGTTTTGGATCATTGCCCTGATTGGACTGATCCTTGACCAGCTGACGAAAACAATTGTCCTACAGACATTTCCAGAGGTTGGCGACACTATTCCCCTCTGGAACAGCGTATTCCATTTCACCTATGTCCAAAATACAGGTGCAGCCTTTAGTATTTTTACCGATGGTGTCCATTGGTTACGGTGGCTGTCCCTCTTCGTCAGCCTCGGACTCATGGCGCTTGCTTGGTTTGGCGATCGCCTGAATATGTGGGAGCAGCTAGGTTATGGCTTTATCCTATCGGGAGCGATGGGAAATGGCGTAGATCGTTTTTTGTTCGGCTACGTTGTTGATTTTCTGGACTTTCGACTAATTAATTTCCCAGTCTTCAACATAGCTGATGTCTGCATCAATATCGGGATTGCCTGTCTCCTTCTCAATATCGTTTTCTATGAACGACTTTCAGGTAAAAACTCCGATTAG